From Fusarium musae strain F31 chromosome 8, whole genome shotgun sequence:
CTCAGGGACGCTCACTCTATCTCTGAAGATGGTAGAACTGCCAACAGCTTCCAATTTGTCCCAGTTTTTGTAAGCCAAACCGCATTTGACCACAAAGCCTCAGCTAACATTCGCAGTTCATGTATGCCGCTGGCTTCCTTTTCATGGGTGCTACAGAGGAGCAAATGAATCTTGTAGCTGGCTCCGCTATGGACCATGTTTCGTATATCCTTATTACCTACTCACTCGCCTCGATCATGTTCCTCTTTGTCAACATGCTCATTGGTCTCTGGGACCGTCTTGCTCATCCTGTATTGGATACTAAGGAGCTCGGTAACAACCACTACGCCAACGGACTCGCGGTGGAAGACGGTCAACTGCGGGATGCCCAAGAATTCGAGTTGGATGGATTAAtgagcgacgacgacgacgatccTAGTCGAAGAATGCTCGGTGCCAATAGCGAGGATAGCGCAGCTACTGTTGGACGAAACCAACAAACTCGTGCCTAGGGGAAGACATATGTATGGTCTCCCGCGAGATGTACATTTGGGGACGGGATGGTGCATACCTAGAATGTTCATAGGGCTATTTGGCGTCATTTGATGGCATGTGTATGATGTTGAAACGACTTTGTGATGGCATGGAAAGCGGCATTTTCAGAATTGTATTACTTAGACATTTTAGGCGCAATTGATTGGGATTCATGAATACATACATCTTGTCTCCATGTGTTGACTTTGGAGGAGGCGTTCTGGAACATGCAGATGCAGCTCTGCCGATCCCCGCGGCGGGGCACACTTTAGCGCATTCCTTTCCGAACCTGGCGAACCTCCACCCGAGATTTTCGACCCcagtaaaaaaaagtttgGAACCTCTTATCGCAGAACTTCCATCACCACAACCAACACATACAATCACAATGCCTTCCGTCGGCAACCCCAACGGCCCTTCTAAAAACCGCCTTGCGGCGCGCGCCTCGAGTGCCCGCAAAGAGCGACGCAAGCGATCACAAGCacccaaggacaaggtcgCAAAGGCCGATACTACACGAGGCGCAAGGCCAGGTCTTTTGCCCACGAGCGGACCTAGAGCCAAGGTAAGCGCCAAGAAGGCGCGCAAGATAGAGAAGAGGCTGGCGCACGCTatgaagagaaagatggaAGCTGAGGGTGAGGCGGAGATGAAGGGTAAGTTGCTCCTTGGGTGGTTGTGAATGGAGTGCTGACTTGGATAGATGCGCCAGAGGTCGAGGGTGAGGgcgagaaggctgaggaggttgagatggGCGACATTCAGTGAAGGAAAGTTGATGGGGAAAGGAAGACAAAACGACCAATGGATAGCATCTGATAAAGAGTTCCGAAGAGGAGCTGTTGCAATGATGATAACAGCTTGCGAGGAGACTACCACGAGGCGAACCTCACGGCGAAAACGAGACTTCAGAACGAAAGGCATGCCTGAGACCAAGGACTACATGAGGCTGGAAAACTGCTATAGACGGCACGAAGAAATCAGCGATCCGACTCCCATAAGGCTAAAGGTCGAGGTCCCAAAGTTACATATGCAAGGAGACCATAGATCATCTGAAGATCAACTGAATTGATGATAAGTCTTCTAACCGTGTCTGCCGAACCCATGACGGCTACAATTGCGTGGTGAAGTTTCTGGATGGATATTTATGTCACAATGATATATCTGGCTGGCAATCTGGATTGGCCGTGATTCACTTACCTTTTAACAGCTCAGGCGCTAACTTACATTTCTCTTTATCTCTTCTCACAGCTGGTAACTTCATCTTTACATCTTCCATTTACACAATCTCAACTCGGAGCGCTCGCCCTTCCATCAAACATGAGCAAATCATCGCCTGCCACTGGAGCACAGAACGTGGCTCAGCGATTAACGGAAATTCTGCTCCTTAATCTGATGACCGCAGACTTCAAGAACCACATCTTCTACAACTCCAACCGCCGCCTCGAGGAAGCGAAACAGAAGGGGATCACCCTCAGCGACATCTCTATCGGAGAAGACTGCCTCGCTACTTGGATTGATCGCACTTGGGACCCCGATACAGCGTCTCTGCACGATTCTCTCCAAGAGGATGCCTTGAATCTTCTTGAAGCGCAGGAGGCTAGCGTTATGGTGCGCAGGGATCTCATCCGAAAGAGCAACAACAAGCTGGACGGAGCGAGAGATCTAGGTATTGCGCTGGAGGACATTCAGATCGGACTGAACTTGCTGCCAGTCTAGGGTGCTGCAGCAGACGAAGCGAATGCATTTCTGCTCGAGCGCAacggagatgatgatggcagcaTCCATGAGGATACAGACACTCTCGAAGCAACGCCTCTCAACAATGAAACCGAAGACACCAAGAACGACAGGCTCATGGACATAGATGATGCCGAAACTACCGACTCTGACGAAGAAAGTGACTCCGATATGGAGTTTGTGGTGGCTGGAAATGGCGATGATCTCGCCAACGACGAGATCGAAACACCCAACATCTTCGACCCTGAGCCCTCGTATGATGATCCAGACGACTACGACGAACCAAACATTTTCCACGGCGCTCAAGTCATGGGTGTCCCGGCCCCACACTCCATCGTTGACCTCGAAGTTTACCTTGccgaagatgaggacgaggtcCAAGATCTTCCACAGCTGGAGTTGGCTATCGATCAAGAGTCCTACGAACATTACTTTGGAACTGATGGAGCGATCGATCTGGAGATCGTTGGAGGTCGACTCGTCTGCACCGGAGAACTTTTTGAGGAGGACCAGGAGATGACATTGGATGATGTGGCGGATGACATGGAGGTCTTGTCACTCACTCATGACTAGCGATGACGAACAGTTGGAAGCAGAGGACGGAGATGAGAGCGGCGAGGATGAGGGTTGAGAACTTTCTTGATGACACGGGGAGTGCTACGGAGGCACAACATACTCCTCAGACCGAAGCGGAGAATGATATTTAGCGGGAAGACTGGAGATGGGCATTTCTGATGGAACAGGACAGAACTCGCAGAGATTTGATTCTCGATCATGTCTTGTATCTAGACCCTTACGCACAGCCAGTATCTAAAAGCAATTGTTTTCAACACATTCCGGCCGATCCCGTAAAACGACAACATGAAACATCAaccttccttttccttcaacAAGTTTTCCCTTTTGACATGTCATCTTGCTCACATGAGAATATTCCTTCCATCCCTGTTGTAGCCACGACAATAATACTTCTCACagttcatcctcgtcaacggACATTGACATCTTAGGACGGTACGGTGCCCGCACAAACTTGGATAAACCTTCAACACGAGCGCATGTAGTCTCATGAGGAGCTTCAGGCATCTGCTGAAACAACTGCGCACTCTGGTAAACCTGCGCACTCTGCTGAACTTGAGAACTCGGAAGAACCAGGGAGTTCTGGTAAGCTTGAGAATTCTGATGAACCTCGGGGTTCTGATAGCGCGCATTGTTCTGGATTGGAGGACTCTGTAAACCAAGGACCTGACCAATCTGCATCTCTAGCTTGGCGACCCGATTTTCGAGCTCTCGGTTTTTTCTCTCAAGCTCTTCCTGCTTATTGATCGATGGCCCTCGTAGTCGAATCGCCTTCACAGTCCGAGCAGAGCTGTTGTTTCGTGCGCCTGTTAGATGGCCCGCAGCGTTGGTTCCACGACCAGCAGAGGGGCTTCCTGGGGTGACGACAATGGTCGACTCCTCTGTCTCCATGGGCGTAAGCAGTAGGTTCCGTGGAGTTCGCGTCGGGGTTGCAAACAAGTCCATGTTGAACTGACTGGGCATGAAAGCTGAAACCTCGCCAGCCCTCATGTGAGGTCTAGCGTTGGCGTGCAACTTGGCAGAGCGGACGTTGGAGTAGACTTTGTTTGACCCTTTGCAGCCGAACTTGATGCACATATAAGCACTCCCCTCGTCCAAAGCCACCATGCCCTCGATGCCCTCCACGATTTCCTCCGCAGGTTCCTCAGCTAGAGTATGAATGTTAGCACTGGCATGCTTTCGGGCGCTGGTGAGATGCTGGTAGATAGAGTTCATTCGCTTGCAGCCAGGCTTAACGCAAGTCCAGACACCTTCCTCCATTGAGTACTCCAGCCCGTCGAGGTTCTCATCTGCAGAGTCGGGCTCCTCGGCCAAGGCATGGCTATCACCTACAGCGTGCTTTTTGGCATTGCCCAGATGCGAGAATAGTTTGTTGAATTTTCGGCAACCGCGCTTGAGGCACCTCCAGCCGTCGCCGTCTTTCAAGGACTCCATGCCTTCGATATGTTCCACGGACTCGTCGGATGAAGTGACGATCTCCTCCGCAGCCATGATGTGAGTATCAGAGCTGTAGTGACTCTTGGCATTTCCAAGCCCTTTGATGACAACGTTGAATTTCTTGCAGCCCTGTTTGGTGCACTTCCAGAGTAATCCACCCTCCGCAACCTCCATGCCATGTACCgcgctcttcttccagacTTCCTCGTCTGATTCGTTCGCGTCGGTAGACCCCAGGTCTTCTTCCGCCCGGACGTGACCAAGTGATCTGCTATGCTGCTTCATAGCACCATAAGAGTCAAACTGGAAACGAAACCGAGGGCATTTCTCATTGACGCATCTGCCCTTTTTTCCACCAGCGTAGAACTGGATTCCGGGCAAGACATCTCTATCGCTACTGTAACCGAGGTTTTCATCGTCGAATTTTACATACCATCTGTCGCGGTGTTCGTCGTCTTTCAGGTGGTTGAAGAATGATTTTGCTGTACTAAAGACTTCCCCGTGGCGATGGCAGAGACGAGAAGTGCAGCGGAAAGAACGAAGACCTTCCTGCTCGGCCTGGAGTGCGGAGGCAGTAGGGACGGTCGAGAGCAAGACCCTGTTCAGATTCGCGGCAATTCGGTGAGCGCCTGTGTCTGCGTGACGGTTGAACTCGGACTTGCACTTGTAATCCGTACCGTAGTGTCGGCAACAGGGCTCATTACAAATATTTCCATATGCTGCGAAAGGCCCAaaaacatcatcttctgcgCTCCGATGACCAGAGTTGAGAGATGGTGTGAACACCGAGTCGTTATCATCTGCAGTCTCATCCGCAGACCAGTCCTTGTGGCCACTTGACTTTTGGACATGCCGGCGAAAGAGGGGTTTTGTCTCAAAAGCTTCTCCGACCATCTCGcagtcttcatcctcacaaaCCCACAGGATGttgtgcttgcttgctttggcATGTCGCTGGAGTGCAGGCTGAGCAGCAAAGTGCACATAACACTGCCCGCACGCGTAAGGACCTTGGTGCCAGTTCTTGTCGTGCTTCTAGCACTCTTCGGCAGAGGCAAAGATCCAGCCATCGCAGTGAATGTAGGGACATGTGAAAGTGAACCGTTCCTCTTCATTTGGGCACTCGATCCCGACGTAGTAGCCTTCAGGCACTCGGTGAGGAGGCTCGTCGTCGAGCGACATGACAGAAGGAGTGTCTTCACTGGAAGACATGGTCGCACAGGGTGACACGAGCGCGGGAGCCTGCGTTTGTGTGAGAGTAGGTACATATGCAAGGGTGTTGTTGTGTTTGTAGATGCGACCCGAGAAGGAGGGGTCAACATGAAAAAGGAGTTGCCTCagtaagaaggagaagaacgcCAGGGGCGTTGCTGGGTGACTGATGGGCTTGTGTaactgtcactgtcactgtcactgtcggCCTGACTTTAGTACAGCTAAGGCTGCTCTGACGAACAACGCAAATAAACCCTACTATTtttcagaagaagagaagaacaatgATAATGACAATGAGGAAGGAACGCGTCCATTCATGGTAGGCCAAGAATAAGTGCTGCGCTTCAGTGCCTGGCAATGATAGAGACCAACTCGGACCCCTGTACCATATATCATAAGCCTTATCATCCGGTATGGTGTAGTGGCTAACATTTCGcgctctcatcttcagctgaGGGATCAGTACCGCggagcccagggttcgattccctgtaccggagttcttctcttttgccGTTGTGTATCTTTTATTGCTTGCAAGTCGTatgctttctctttctttttatcctCAGGCATGGCTTCATGGGAGATGTTGTTGTGATATCGGAGGCGAGAAGTAAATAGAGCGTGTGGCATGATTAAGGGGCAGGCTGTTATTTAGTCTGGAACGGCTTCAATCTTCGAGGCAAGAAGCcgaattattaaaaagttttaCTAGAATTTTACGACTTTACCTAAGTCTTGTTGTAAGTTAAGACCGAGATCCTAAGTTTAGATCAGCCTCCTCACTCACAGGACTTATGCTACTGAAGGAACATATATACAGTTTTGTTTAGTCGAGCTATGCACCTCATCTATACAGAGCATGCAGGTTCatttatacttatttcttataaCTGAAGTAAGGTAACTAAAACTCAAGACAAAGGAGACTACAGCTTAGTAGGTTTACCCAGCAGCTCACACGCTTAACTACCCCCATGCTTCCTCTTCAAGTGCCTTTTTAGATGATCTCGTCTCGCAAAGTCCTTCCCACAGTGCCTACACTTAGGCTCGCTTCGACTAAGGCCCATCTTGGCTGCCTCAACTGGGTGGTTACTCCAATAGTGCCTCTCCAGATCGCGGTTCCACTGGTGCCCCTTTCCACAGATGTGACACTTCTCAGGCTTATCTTCTTTTCGCTTCTGTCTTCTGGAAGGAAGTGTTAGCATAGACGAATCAATGACGCAAGTCTGGTTAGGATGGCTTACTTCAAGTCACAAGGTCTGGTGCCTGGCTGCATCTTCGTTCTTCGTCGTCTGGTTGTTGTGCTTGATGCGTTTTCCGCACTTTGTGTCCATAAGCGGTCGGATATTCGTGACTGCGATAGTGCTACTGGACTGCTTTGGGTTAttggcgaggaagagctcgTGTAAGTAGTGGAGTAATTGGATTGCTCTGTGGTTGTTATAGAACCAGCAAGAGCGGTAGTGATGGGATCAGTGGGCATCGTCATGAAGTCCCAATTCATAGGTAATATATCAAGATACGTGGTATCTAGAGCTAGCAGCTCTTGAGTGTTATGTGAAGTTGGGTTGATATGATCGGAGTAAATGTTAAATGAGTTCGTATTAACCGAGTTGACTGTATCTGCAAAGGTTGTTTCCTGGTGTACGTCGGCAAACGCTGCGTCATTCGTATCATATGGAGCATTCCATGGCAAGCTTTCCAGGTCATCGCTTGCAAAGTCTACGACGAAGTCTTCTTCGTTCATGAAGAGCAGACCACCGTCGAGGACCGGGTCGTCCATTGTCGGTCGGGTTGGACGGGGCTTGCCACCAGTGGCTATGCCCAGGAGATATATGTTGGGAATTGGAGAATCCGAGGTTTTTGATGAAGCAGATTtcgaaggaagaaagttacAGGACACCTTTTTACGACATATCCGGGTCCATTAATCGTGTTGGCTGACACCGTAAGTCTACTGCAACCCCGAGAAAGCAAGGAGCCGACGTACCCAAGCAAAAGTGAGAAAAACAATACGCAACAAGGAAACAACTCCGTTTGAGATGGTTCGATCGCGCGCGTTGCTGATACAAATTCCGGGCCTCTGGCCGGATCTTGAAGACCTACATATGGATGTGTCTTTGCGCAATGACAACAGGGCTATAGGTCCTCAAGATCCGGCCAAAGTTGGCATGTTGGTAGATACAGCTTAGAGGGGTTGTTAGCCTTTCCTTTGAAAGCTCGCTGGAAATAACTTACGTTCGCGCGCATACAAGCTCACCACGCATGACAGGTACCAAGTTATCATGCGCGGCGAAGCTTGGAGAGTCGCCAGCACCACCAGAAAGACCACGATTTGCCTAATAACAACATAGGCACCTAAAACAGTTCTCAGACATAGCAATGTAGCTAGTATGCTATGTCTGAGAACGGTTGTAGGTGCCTATGCTGTTGTTAGGCAAATCGTGGTCCTTCTGGTGGTGCTGACATGTGTGATTTATTAGAGGGACACCAGGTCTCGAAAGCACAAAAGTGAatttgatgaagagaaaggaggGAGGGAAAACAGAAAGTGGAGGGGCAGGCACTGGGTATTTATGCTGATCAATGGTGAGTTTACAGATGAGCCGTAGATGGCTTCTCATTGGCAGGTTTGGAGGCCTTTGCAGATGCTCGTGAGGGGCAACGTCATATGATGGTCGGCCTCCCAGGCTAACATGTCTTCAAATCTCTCACTTTGGGACACATGAAGAAatggcgagaagaagcagatagaacaagaagctgaaAGCTATCTGATGTTCCATTGCTCTAATGTCATATTCTTGACCGCCCAAAACTTGATGGACCCTGTATAGGGCATGCAGTCAGCCTAGGCCATATCGTTTGTAGACCGAATTGATCTTGGTGCTTCCCAGTCACTTGATCACAATGTTGAACTATGTATTGATCCATTCCCAAAGACATGCCGCGGTGATACATGAGCAGGTAGTTGTCAAAAAGAACATTGTCGTAAGCCTCCGAGACAACAAGTTGGTCATAAATCCTGGACAGAGTTAACTGTAACAAAAATAGTTTAATTCAAAGTAAGATCAGACGCGTAAAGAAAGAGCATATACGCATACTATAACCCCCAAGACTTCCTACAATCTCGGCCCAGTAATGTGCTCTGCTCCGCTGTCTGCTTGCAATGCTCTTATGCTAAGTAACGATAGTTATAAGGCTCTGCGAAGACGCCTTCCGAAAGCTCTTCTATTTCATAGCTTTCCCTCTGAACCTTTTCCCAACCAAGCAGATGAGTGCTGGAATCCAGGATGTCAGTCTCAAAGTCCATGTTAAGGATCGTTAAATCGTTTAGACTCAAGATTCTAGATGCTCCGGAATCGCTATAGATCGTTTCACCATCCCATGGTTGGTTAAGTGTGAAGTCGCACTGAATGATGGCGCTTCTCTCTCGTACTGAAGCTATTCCCTGGGCTGGTGTTCTAGTAGGAAAAGGATATTCATGGTGGTTAGCCGGGGCAATCAGGCTGTGGGTAATGCAATCCGTATGAACCGTGAGCCAGGATATATAAGGTTTCATAGATATAGAAAAGGCCTCTGTTGCAAAATTGAGGTCAGGATGGCCACTGACAATAAGGGAGTATGAGTCCGGAGGTAACCCTTCTTTCAAGGCCTCCAAGAGGTGCATGAGAAAGCCGGTAAAGGATTGACTGATGGCATTAGATTGGATTTGATG
This genomic window contains:
- a CDS encoding hypothetical protein (EggNog:ENOG41), with product MPSVGNPNGPSKNRLAARASSARKERRKRSQAPKDKVAKADTTRGARPGLLPTSGPRAKVSAKKARKIEKRLAHAMKRKMEAEGEAEMKDAPEVEGEGEKAEEVEMGDIQ
- a CDS encoding hypothetical protein (EggNog:ENOG41), translated to MSSSEDTPSVMSLDDEPPHRVPEGYYKHDKNWHQGPYACGQCYVHFAAQPALQRHAKASKHNILWVCEDEDCEMVGEAFETKPLFRRHVQKSSGHKDWSADETADDNDSVFTPSLNSGHRSAEDDVFGPFAAYGNICNEPCCRHYGTDYKCKSEFNRHADTGAHRIAANLNRVLLSTVPTASALQAEQEGLRSFRCTSRLCHRHGEVFSTAKSFFNHLKDDEHRDRWYVKFDDENLGYSSDRDVLPGIQFYAGGKKGRCVNEKCPRFRFQFDSYGAMKQHSRSLGHVRAEEDLGSTDANESDEEVWKKSAVHGMEVAEGGLLWKCTKQGCKKFNVVIKGLGNAKSHYSSDTHIMAAEEIVTSSDESVEHIEGMESLKDGDGWRCLKRGCRKFNKLFSHLGNAKKHAVGDSHALAEEPDSADENLDGLEYSMEEGVWTCVKPGCKRMNSIYQHLTSARKHASANIHTLAEEPAEEIVEGIEGMVALDEGSAYMCIKFGCKGSNKVYSNVRSAKLHANARPHMRAGEVSAFMPSQFNMDLFATPTRTPRNLLLTPMETEESTIVVTPGSPSAGRGTNAAGHLTGARNNSSARTVKAIRLRGPSINKQEELERKNRELENRVAKLEMQIGQVLGLQSPPIQNNARYQNPEVHQNSQAYQNSLVLPSSQVQQSAQVYQSAQLFQQMPEAPHETTCARVEGLSKFVRAPYRPKMSMSVDEDEL
- a CDS encoding hypothetical protein (EggNog:ENOG41), which gives rise to MDDPVLDGGLLFMNEEDFVVDFASDDLESLPWNAPYDTNDAAFADVHQETTFADTVNSVNTNSFNIYSDHINPTSHNTQELLALDTTAIQLLHYLHELFLANNPKQSSSTIAVTNIRPLMDTKCGKRIKHNNQTTKNEDAARHQTL